From the genome of Impatiens glandulifera chromosome 9, dImpGla2.1, whole genome shotgun sequence, one region includes:
- the LOC124915907 gene encoding fimbrin-1-like, whose translation MSGVQGGVFVSDPSIQSQFTPVELRTLNSQFLAASNQSGKVKLGDLPTMTVLLKGIDEGFNEDQVKTILLETSSDLNQVVDFESFLQIYLKIQSKVTTKTGGPKLKGSTSFIKAATTTNRHMIIENEKASYVAHINKYIVLCSKLINIAVSGTIDERAINTKKILNPWERNENHTLCLNSAKAIGCTVVNIGTQDIVEGRTHLVMGLISQIIKIQMLATLNLRKTPQLLALVDDSKDMEELMSLPPEKILLKWMNFQLKKTGYKKEVTNFSADLKDGEAYVHLLNVLAPEHGDAGILDLKDPSERADMVLAHAERMNCKRYIAPKDIVEGSINLNLAFVAQIFQQRNGLAMDFAKSPFAVMLMDDDQTSKEERCFRLWINNLGIDSFVNNLFEDVRNGWVLLEVLDKISPGTVIWKQATKPPIQMPFRKVENCNQVIKIGKELNLSLVNVAGSDIVQCNKKLIIG comes from the exons ATGTCCGGTGTTCAAGGCGGCGTCTTTGTGTCTGATCCATCCATTCAAAGCCAATTCACGCCAGTTGAACTCCGTACCCTCAACTCCCAA TTTCTAGCAGCTAGTAACCAATCTGGTAAAGTAAAATTAGGTGACTTGCCTACAATGACAGTATTACTGAAAGGTATAGATGAAGGGTTTAATGAGGATCAGGTCAAGACAATCTTGCTTGAAACCTCTTCTGATCTAAACCAAGTTGTTGATTTCGAATCATTCCTTCAG ATATATTTAAAGATACAGAGCAAAGTCACGACGAAAACAGGTGGACCAAAACTAAAAGGTTCAACTTCATTTATCAAGGCTGCCACTACCACTAATCGCCACATGATTATTGAAAACGAAAAAGCCTCATATGTCGCCCATATTAACA AATATATTGTTTTGTGCAGTAAGCTCATCAATATAGCAGTTTCTGGCACAATCGACGAACGAGCCATTAATACTAAAAAGATCCTTAATCCATGGGAGAGGAATGAGAATCATACTCTTTGCCTCAACTCTGCCAAGGCCATAGGATGTACAGTTGTCAATATTGGAACTCAGGATATTGTTGAAGGAAGA ACTCATCTAGTTATGGGTTTAATTTCTCAGATTATTAAG ATTCAAATGTTAGCTACTCTCAACCTGAGAAAGACGCCTCAGTTGCTGGCATTGGTTGATGACAGCAAG GATATGGAAGAACTTATGTCATTGCCTCCAGAAAAAATTCTACTGAAATGGATGAATTTCCAGCTGAAGAAAACGGGATACAAGAAAGAGGTTACAAATTTCTCAGCTGATCTTAAg GATGGCGAGGCTTATGTTCATCTTCTTAATGTTCTTGCACCAGAACATGGCGATGCTGGTATTTTGGACTTGAAGGATCCTTCTGAGAGAGCAGATATGGTTCTTGCTCATGCAGAGAGAATGAATTGCAAAAGATATATAGCACCAAAGGACATTGTTGAAGGTTCAATAAATCTAAATCTTGCTTTTGTTGCGCAAATATTCCAGCAGAG AAACGGGTTAGCAATGGATTTTGCAAAGAGTCCTTTTGCTGTGATGCTCATGGATGATGATCAAACATCAAAGGAAGAAAGGTGTTTTCGCCTGTGGATTAACAACCTTGGAATAGATTCTTTCGTGAATAATTTGTTCGAGGATGTCAGGAACGG ATGGGTTCTATTGGAAGTTCTTGACAAAATCTCCCCAGGGACAGTAATATGGAAGCAAGCAACAAAACCGCCAATCCAGATGCCTTTTAGAAAAGTAGAGAACTGCAATCAAGTtataaaaattggaaaagaatTAAATTTGTCTCTTGTAAATGTAGCTGGGAGTGATATAGTGCAATGCAATAAGAAGCTCATAATAGGTTAG
- the LOC124915905 gene encoding 3-oxoacyl-[acyl-carrier-protein] synthase, mitochondrial, translated as MARNNLFRLFSRHTFHFKRLLSSSSSSPPPSFEPFAPPPPLPLPRRRVVVTGSSDDVGLGLVTPLGCGVETTWKRLIGGECGVRALTIEDLKMSNFDEETQLRTFEQLTSKVAAIVPQGSGQGMFNEEMWMNSKEHKSIARFIAYALCAADEALKDANWMPTEKDEKEMTGVSIGGGIGSISDILDASQMICEKRLRRLSPFFIPRILINMASGHVSMKYGFQGPNHAAVTACATGAHSIGDATRMIQFGDADVMVAGGTESSIDALSIAGFCRSRALSTKYNSSPQEASRPFDSGRDGFVMGEGSGVLVLEEMEHAKRRGAKIYAELRGYGMSGDAYHITKPHIDGRGAILAMTRALKQSGLHACQVNYINAHATSTPLGDAIEANAIKSVFSEHATSGSLTLSSTKGALGHLLGAAGAVEAIFTVLSIHKGVAPLTLNLTEPDPVFIDGFKPLISSRVMPIRAALSNSFGFGGTNASLLFTAAS; from the exons ATGGCGAGAAACAATCTATTCAGACTATTCTCACGCCACACTTTCCACTTCAAAAGACtcttatcttcttcttcatcttctccacCTCCTAGTTTTGAACCCTttgctcctcctcctcctcttcctcttccgcGGCGGAGAGTAGTCGTCACAGGTAGT TCGGATGATGTAGGACTGGGACTGGTAACTCCCCTTGGCTGTGGAGTTGAAACGACATGGAAGCGGCTGATAGGTGGTGAATGCGGAGTGAGAGCATTAACTATTGAAGATCTCAAGATGAGTAATTTTGACGAAGAAACTCAATTGCGTACTTTCGAACAATTGACGTCTAAAGTTGCTGCTATTGTCCCTCAAGGGTCCGGCCAAGGAATGTTTAACGAGGAAATGTGGATGAATTCTAAG GAACATAAATCAATTGCAAGATTCATAGCTTACGCGCTATGTGCAGCTGATGAAGCTCTCAAAGATGCAAACTGGATGCCTACTGAGAAGGATGAGAAAGAAATGACG GGAGTCTCCATTGGTGGAGGAATTGGAAGCATAAGCGATATACTGGATGCCTCACAAATGATTTGTGAGAAG CGCCTTCGACGACTTAGTCCATTTTTCATTCCTCGGATATTGATTAACATGGCTTCTGGACATGTGAGTATGAAATACGGATTCCAG GGACCAAACCATGCTGCAGTAACTGCTTGTGCTACTGGGGCACACTCAATAG gTGATGCAACAAGGATGATTCAATTTGGAGATGCTGATGTTATGGTGGCTGGTGGGACAGAATCAAGTATTGATGCATTGTCTATAGCAGGGTTTTGTAG GTCAAGAGCCCTATCCACAAAGTACAATTCTTCTCCACAAGAAGCGTCCCGACCTTTTGATAGCGGTCGAGATGGATTTGT GATGGGTGAAGGTTCTGGCGTATTGGTGTTGGAG GAAATGGAACATGCAAAAAGGAGGGGTGCAAAAATCTATGCAGAACTTCGCGGTTATGGGATGTCAG GTGATGCATATCATATTACTAAACCGCATATTGATGGTCGAGGTGCCATCTTGGCTATGACCCGTGCTCTAAAGCAG TCTGGTCTTCATGCATGTCAAGTGAATTACATAAATGCTCATGCTACTTCTACGCCTCTAG GCGATGCTATTGAGGCCAATGCTATCAAATCCGTATTTTCTGAGCACGCCACATCAGGTTCATTGACATTGTCTTCTACAaag GGTGCACTTGGTCATCTGCTTGGTGCAGCTGGAGCAGTAGAAGCAATTTTTACTGTGTTATCTATCCACAAa GGAGTTGCTCCTTTAACACTTAATCTAACCGAGCCAGATCCTGTTTTTATCGACGGTTTCAAACCTTTGATTAGTTCAAGAGTGATGCCCATTAGGGCAGCCCTTTCAAACTCTTTTGGCTTTGGAGGAACCAATGCTTCTTTACTTTTCACAGCTGCATCGTGA
- the LOC124914028 gene encoding putative BPI/LBP family protein At1g04970, which yields MSLLPLNLLLLFSLFFPSQCHRLNTDQSFISMLITQKGLDFTKDLLVSKAISSITPLRIPQIEKVIKIPFLGSVYVALSNITIYQIDVPTSYIKPGDNGIAIVTSGSTCNLTMDWHYSYSSSWFFPVKVSDSGRAYVEVKGMEIGITLGLKNVEGFLEMSLLEGGCYVTDISIALDGGASWLYQGVVDAFDEQITSAVENAITNELKSGVSTLNSFLHELPQEIAVDETASLNVTFVNNITLTDSSVGVEISGLFSRRKIESFSNHDFSNSQSVVSCHDNSKMLGISLDEAVFTSASNLYYNTELMQWSVDNVPDQSLLNTAGWKFIVPQLYKKYPNDDMSLKITLSSPPAMRISSQNIVATVNADLTIEIIDNGEVVPVACISLVIHGSGSVKIVQNNLAGSVKLTDFTMVLKWSKIGNLRMFLIQPVVWTVIETVVLPYTNSHLEQGFPLPVIHGFTLQDAEIICSSSKITVCSNIDYTDDSPSLGFNLSSTLQKHFSSLFMKGVQNEVLFV from the exons ATGTCACTTCTCCCTCTAAATCTCCTCCTTCTTTTCTCCCTCTTCTTTCCATCTCAATGCCACCGACTAAACACCGATCAGTCCTTCATTTCCATGCTCATAACTCAAAAAGGCCTCGATTTCACCAAAGATTTACTTGTATCAAAAGCAATCTCCTCAATCACCCCCCTCCGGATTCCCCAAATTGAAAAAGTCATTAAGATCCCTTTCCTAGGAAGCGTATACGTTGCTTTATCCAACATCACCATCTATCAAATCGACGTACCCACGTCCTATATCAAGCCTGGAGACAACGGAATCGCCATAGTAACATCTGGAAGCACCTGTAATTTGACTATGGATTGGCACTACTCCTATAGCAGCTCTTGGTTTTTTCCCGTTAAGGTTTCAGATAGTGGCCGTGCATATGTTGAG gttaagGGCATGGAAATTGGGATTACTCTAGGATTGAAGAATGTTGAAGGATTTCTAGAGATGTCCCTTTTGGAAGGCGGTTGTTATGTTACTGACATTTCTATTGCATTGGATGGAGGCGCATCTTGGCTTTATCAAGG GGTTGTGGATGCTTTCGATGAACAAATAACATCTGCAGTTGAAAATGCAATTACTAACGAACTTAAATCGGGAGTTTCCACTCTCAATTCCTTTCTTCACGAACTTCCACAGGAAATCGCTGTCGACGAAACTGCATCCCTAAACGTTacttttgtaaataacattacGCTGACTGATTCTTCTGTCGGGGTTGAGATCAGCGGTCTGTTTTCGAGAAGGAAAATCGAATCGTTTTCAAACCACGATTTCAGTAACTCTCAAAGTGTCGTTTCATGCCATGATAATTCGAAGATGCTTGGAATTTCGTTAGACGAGGCAGTGTTTACATCCGCTTCTAATTTATACTACAAT ACGGAATTGATGCAATGGAGTGTGGATAACGTACCTGATCAATCTCTTTTGAACACTGCTGGATGGAAATTCATTGTTCCTCAGCTTTACAAGAAATATCCAAACGATGATATGAGTCTGAAAATTACCCTTTCGTCTCCCCCAGCCATGAGAATCTCATCCCAGAATATTGTTGCAACCGTCAACGCAGATTTAACCATTGAAATCATTGACAATGGAGAAGTGGTTCCCGTTGCTTGTATTTCATTG GTTATACATGGCTCTGgatcggttaaaattgtacaaaATAACCTTGCTGGCAGCGTCAAATTGACTGATTTTACAATGGTGTTAAAATGGAGTAAAATCGGTAATTTGCGAATGTTCCTGATACAG CCTGTGGTGTGGACAGTAATTGAAACAGTTGTCTTGCCATATACAAACTCGCACCTGGAACAAGGATTCCCTCTGCCCGTGATTCATGGGTTTACCCTACAGGATGCGGAAATAATCTGCTCATCGTCGAAGATTACTGTTTGCAGCAATATCGATTATACGGATGATTCACCATCACTTGGTTTCAACCTGTCTTCCACTTTACAGAAACACTTTTCATCACTCTTCATGAAAGGTGTTCAAAATGAGGTCTTATTTGTGTAG